Proteins encoded together in one Oceanobacillus iheyensis HTE831 window:
- a CDS encoding DUF3953 domain-containing protein codes for MRLLRIIFAVVIVALTSYGLITDTIGVILPFALLLIGLLFIATGFVEFQKRKPVAFTTFLAAGFSLFVGIYTF; via the coding sequence ATGAGATTACTTAGAATAATTTTTGCGGTTGTTATAGTTGCTTTAACGAGTTATGGTTTGATAACTGATACCATTGGGGTTATATTACCTTTTGCTTTGCTCTTGATAGGACTATTATTTATTGCTACAGGTTTTGTTGAATTTCAAAAAAGAAAACCTGTCGCTTTTACAACATTCCTTGCAGCTGGATTTAGTCTTTTCGTTGGAATTTATACTTTTTAA
- a CDS encoding nucleoside deaminase: protein MINDSDLKYLRRCIELAKAALETGDEPFGSVLVSANGDVLAEDYNHVSGGDHTQHPEFALAKWAAGNMTSEERGKATVYTSGEHCPMCAAAHGWVGLGRIVYASSSEQLVQWLNEIGVTESRVRNLPIQDVIRDTTIEGPVPALAEQVRQLHRQFYAK, encoded by the coding sequence ATGATAAATGATTCAGATTTGAAGTATCTGCGACGTTGTATTGAACTAGCTAAAGCTGCTTTAGAGACTGGTGACGAGCCATTTGGTTCAGTCCTTGTCTCAGCCAACGGAGATGTGCTTGCGGAAGACTATAACCATGTTTCAGGTGGTGACCATACCCAACACCCGGAATTTGCTTTGGCAAAGTGGGCAGCTGGGAACATGACATCTGAAGAAAGAGGCAAGGCGACAGTATATACCTCGGGCGAACATTGCCCCATGTGCGCTGCGGCCCATGGCTGGGTTGGTTTAGGTCGGATTGTTTATGCAAGTTCGTCCGAACAGCTGGTACAATGGTTGAATGAAATAGGGGTTACTGAATCTCGCGTTCGTAATCTTCCAATCCAAGATGTTATTCGTGATACCACAATAGAGGGCCCTGTTCCTGCACTCGCGGAGCAAGTCCGCCAACTCCATCGTCAGTTTTACGCAAAGTGA
- a CDS encoding DNA alkylation repair protein, which yields MAEIKRSSKAEEILSQINSNTKLGDLRKIAKDIKKDHELAMELWSSEEFPLRLLAILIMDKKLLTEDVLNKLDKDMQTHPISERNNLMDWLMANHLTKDKKKIALLESWENSPSSLQRRAFWYYQGRLRWTGKTPTDNTAYLLSALEANIAQEEPEVQWAMNFTAGWIGVYDEKNRARCIKLGEKTGLYKDEKVSKGCTPNYLPEFITIEVNKRSNL from the coding sequence ATGGCAGAAATAAAACGCTCTTCAAAAGCAGAAGAAATTCTATCTCAGATCAATAGTAATACGAAGCTAGGCGATTTACGAAAAATCGCGAAAGACATTAAAAAAGATCACGAACTAGCTATGGAACTTTGGTCATCCGAAGAGTTTCCGCTCAGACTATTAGCAATCTTAATTATGGACAAAAAACTTCTAACAGAGGATGTACTAAATAAGCTTGATAAGGATATGCAGACTCATCCTATTAGTGAGCGAAATAACCTAATGGATTGGTTAATGGCTAATCATCTCACAAAAGACAAAAAGAAGATTGCATTGTTGGAGTCATGGGAAAACAGTCCTTCTTCTCTTCAAAGGAGAGCTTTTTGGTATTATCAAGGGCGATTGAGATGGACTGGAAAAACACCGACTGATAACACGGCATACTTGCTATCTGCATTAGAAGCTAATATTGCTCAGGAAGAACCAGAAGTTCAATGGGCTATGAACTTCACCGCAGGCTGGATAGGGGTTTATGATGAAAAGAATCGTGCACGTTGTATTAAACTTGGTGAGAAAACGGGACTTTACAAAGATGAAAAAGTATCAAAAGGATGTACTCCTAATTATTTGCCGGAGTTCATTACGATTGAGGTTAACAAACGATCTAATCTTTAG
- a CDS encoding BCCT family transporter — protein sequence MKNIKKQNQTIDKPVLFLSGGALLAFVILALINKEMVTDAVNTMFNWSVTYFGSIYQVLMVGTLIIALILGYSKFGKIRLGKLEKPEIGTFKWISIIMCTLLAAGGVFWAAAEPLSHFLTVPPHFTGIEAGTPEAIVPALVTSFVDWGFVSWAILGTLGTIVLMYSHYHRNAPLKPRSLLYPIFGDKIMKKSALGTFVDAFSIVSVAAGTIGPIGFLGLQAGYGLTALFGLPNNLLMQCIIVAVIVLAAGISAATGIHKGIQILSSYNIILAVGLMIGVLILGPALFIFDNYVQSFGMYVQDFLTLNTFRSDGAWLGLWTIFFFAWFIGYGPMMAMFVSRISRGRTIRELVTAVAVIAPVVTTFWFTVVGGTGIFSEMNSPGSVSDALNSAGPPAAMIAIAEQLPFGTIFGFLFLLATIIFVLTTTDSMSLTISMAITGHGDPAKYLRVIWAILMGVVAIVLITLGEDSVGSLQSFIVVTAVPVSLLMLTTFWTAPRVSRELAKEQKIDEKQSYTK from the coding sequence TTGAAAAATATAAAGAAACAAAATCAAACGATAGATAAACCAGTACTATTTCTAAGTGGAGGGGCATTACTTGCCTTTGTGATTTTAGCACTGATAAATAAAGAAATGGTTACAGATGCGGTTAATACAATGTTTAATTGGTCGGTAACGTACTTTGGCTCCATTTATCAAGTTTTAATGGTCGGTACCTTAATCATTGCATTAATTCTTGGGTATTCCAAGTTTGGTAAAATCCGATTAGGAAAACTAGAAAAACCAGAAATTGGAACATTTAAATGGATCTCCATTATTATGTGTACGCTACTCGCAGCTGGCGGTGTTTTTTGGGCAGCTGCTGAACCGTTAAGTCACTTTTTAACGGTACCTCCTCATTTCACAGGTATTGAGGCAGGAACGCCAGAAGCAATAGTACCAGCACTTGTTACAAGTTTTGTCGATTGGGGCTTTGTTTCCTGGGCAATTTTAGGAACATTAGGTACGATTGTATTGATGTATTCCCATTATCATAGAAATGCACCATTAAAACCACGTTCCTTATTGTATCCGATATTTGGAGATAAAATCATGAAAAAAAGTGCACTAGGAACGTTCGTTGATGCATTTTCTATTGTATCCGTAGCAGCGGGTACGATTGGTCCGATTGGATTTCTTGGTTTACAAGCTGGTTATGGGTTAACTGCATTGTTTGGTTTACCAAATAATTTATTAATGCAATGTATTATCGTTGCAGTAATTGTTCTAGCAGCGGGGATTTCTGCCGCAACAGGTATTCATAAAGGAATACAAATTTTAAGTAGCTATAATATTATTCTTGCTGTTGGATTAATGATTGGTGTCCTTATCTTAGGACCAGCATTATTTATCTTTGATAACTATGTGCAATCATTTGGAATGTATGTTCAAGACTTCTTAACGTTGAATACGTTCCGAAGTGATGGTGCTTGGCTTGGGTTATGGACAATCTTTTTCTTTGCTTGGTTTATCGGTTATGGACCAATGATGGCAATGTTTGTTAGTCGTATATCCCGTGGCCGTACGATTCGTGAACTAGTAACTGCTGTTGCAGTAATTGCACCTGTTGTCACAACATTTTGGTTTACTGTTGTTGGAGGAACAGGAATCTTTTCAGAAATGAATAGCCCTGGTTCTGTATCTGATGCATTAAATAGTGCCGGACCTCCAGCAGCTATGATTGCAATTGCAGAACAGTTGCCTTTTGGAACCATTTTTGGTTTCTTATTCCTTCTAGCAACTATTATATTTGTACTCACGACTACGGATTCGATGTCCCTAACGATTTCAATGGCGATAACTGGTCATGGAGATCCAGCTAAGTATTTACGTGTAATTTGGGCGATTCTCATGGGGGTCGTCGCAATAGTACTGATTACATTAGGTGAAGATAGTGTCGGATCCCTACAATCATTCATCGTAGTTACTGCGGTTCCGGTTTCCTTACTCATGTTAACCACATTTTGGACTGCACCACGTGTAAGTCGAGAACTAGCTAAAGAACAAAAAATTGATGAAAAACAATCATATACGAAGTAA
- a CDS encoding tartrate dehydrogenase, translating to MKNFKIANIPGDGIGKEVVPAAANVLKAIAAIHGGLRFEFTEFPWSCEYYMEHGKMMPEDGLEIIKDYNAIFLGAVGNIELVPDHISLWGLLIKFRREFEQVINYRPAKVLPGVKSKIVNPKDFDLIVVRENSEGEYSEVGGRIFRGEDEIAIQNSIFSRRGTERVMRFAFELAAKRKKHVTSATKSNGIFHSMPFWDEVFKDVSRDYSTIETDSQHIDALAAFFVTNPERFDVIVASNLFGDVLSDLGAAIMGSVGVAPAANINVNGKYPSMFEPVHGSAPDIIGKNIANPIGQIWTAKLMLDHFGEEELGSLLLDVIENTTNKGILTPDIGGKHTTSEVTEEIIEGLKARF from the coding sequence ATGAAAAATTTTAAAATTGCTAACATTCCGGGTGATGGAATTGGAAAAGAAGTTGTACCTGCAGCAGCAAATGTTTTAAAAGCTATAGCAGCTATTCATGGAGGTTTAAGATTCGAATTTACTGAATTTCCGTGGAGCTGCGAATATTATATGGAGCACGGTAAAATGATGCCGGAGGATGGATTAGAGATAATAAAGGATTATAATGCAATCTTTTTAGGAGCAGTCGGTAATATAGAACTTGTGCCTGATCATATTTCCTTGTGGGGACTTTTAATCAAGTTTCGCCGAGAATTTGAACAAGTTATTAACTATAGACCTGCAAAAGTACTTCCTGGAGTGAAATCAAAGATAGTAAATCCAAAAGATTTTGATCTTATAGTTGTTCGAGAAAATAGTGAAGGTGAGTATAGCGAAGTTGGCGGCAGAATTTTTCGAGGGGAAGATGAAATAGCCATTCAGAATAGCATCTTTTCCAGAAGAGGAACGGAACGAGTTATGCGATTTGCTTTCGAACTAGCTGCTAAACGTAAAAAACATGTAACTAGTGCAACAAAATCCAATGGTATTTTTCATTCCATGCCATTTTGGGATGAAGTATTTAAAGATGTTTCAAGAGATTATTCAACCATTGAAACGGATTCCCAACATATTGATGCGTTGGCTGCCTTCTTTGTAACGAATCCAGAAAGATTTGATGTTATTGTTGCTAGTAATTTATTTGGGGATGTATTAAGTGATTTAGGTGCGGCTATCATGGGAAGTGTAGGAGTTGCACCGGCAGCAAACATTAATGTTAATGGCAAGTATCCTTCTATGTTTGAACCAGTTCATGGATCTGCTCCGGATATTATTGGGAAGAATATTGCTAATCCAATCGGACAAATTTGGACGGCGAAATTAATGTTAGATCATTTTGGAGAAGAAGAGTTAGGCAGTCTGTTATTAGATGTGATTGAAAATACTACAAATAAAGGAATTTTGACTCCAGACATCGGTGGAAAGCATACAACTTCAGAGGTGACAGAAGAAATTATTGAAGGATTAAAGGCGCGATTCTAA
- a CDS encoding cell wall hydrolase, translating to MLKNITTIVTGFMLLMFAPVVANAAEKEEKIDKDNKLSMHQLINHKSNVEELEMIYINEETVDMTDKEKDLLERLVHAEAKGEPYEGMVAVAVVVLNRVDSNHFPDTVSEVINQDKQFTPVSNGKINKPAGKESKNAVEEALYTDRSLVTESLYFYNPDTATSRWLDDKVTTEVIGNHVFKD from the coding sequence ATGTTGAAAAATATAACAACAATAGTAACTGGCTTTATGTTATTAATGTTCGCCCCTGTTGTGGCTAACGCAGCGGAAAAAGAAGAAAAAATAGACAAGGACAATAAGTTAAGTATGCATCAACTTATTAATCATAAATCTAATGTTGAAGAATTAGAAATGATTTATATAAACGAAGAGACAGTAGATATGACAGATAAGGAAAAAGATCTATTAGAAAGGCTAGTACACGCCGAGGCCAAAGGAGAGCCGTATGAAGGTATGGTAGCTGTTGCTGTTGTAGTACTAAACAGAGTAGATAGCAATCATTTTCCTGACACTGTTTCTGAAGTAATTAACCAGGACAAACAGTTTACTCCTGTTAGTAACGGCAAAATTAATAAACCTGCCGGGAAGGAAAGTAAAAATGCAGTAGAAGAAGCCTTGTACACAGACAGAAGCCTTGTAACTGAAAGTTTATACTTCTATAATCCAGATACCGCAACAAGTAGATGGTTAGATGATAAAGTTACGACAGAAGTAATTGGAAATCATGTATTTAAAGATTAA
- a CDS encoding sodium:solute symporter family protein, protein MAPKIREFGKFTVSGILEAKYGKAAQLIASIIIILAFVGIVSYAMTGLGFVLNVTTGMSVQIGTLIGAVLIIFLATIGGLRSVAPTDAISAFLALIGLFLALPIMFSIAGGWGEITSNVPEQHLTATSTLSTVQLLGFLLPSFFLLLGDQNMYQRLAASKGVKTSKKAQISWLLAILLITPTISLIAFTSRSIFDDIDPGMALIGATTILPTAVGGILLAAAAAFIVTTGNSYLLSAATNVTYDIVGKYVKKDASDKQLVLYTKIFIVILGVFSFILGNYFPTVLEVQMYTYTVYGAGLTPALLAVFFWKRVNAKGGISSMIAGVGTTLLWELILGKPFELNSVIVAIPVAVIVLIVVTLMTTEKPVSKNK, encoded by the coding sequence ATAGCTCCAAAAATCCGTGAGTTTGGTAAATTTACAGTTTCAGGAATATTAGAAGCGAAATATGGTAAAGCAGCTCAATTAATAGCGAGTATTATTATCATATTAGCTTTTGTCGGCATAGTCTCTTATGCCATGACAGGATTAGGTTTTGTATTAAATGTAACGACAGGTATGTCTGTACAAATCGGAACGTTAATCGGTGCAGTTCTTATAATCTTCTTAGCAACGATTGGTGGGCTTCGTTCAGTAGCCCCAACAGATGCGATTAGTGCTTTCCTAGCGTTGATTGGTCTATTCCTTGCTCTTCCGATTATGTTTTCAATCGCAGGTGGATGGGGAGAAATCACATCTAATGTACCAGAGCAACATTTAACTGCGACAAGTACACTAAGTACGGTTCAATTATTAGGATTTTTATTACCGTCTTTCTTTTTATTACTAGGCGACCAAAATATGTATCAGCGTCTTGCTGCGTCAAAAGGTGTAAAAACAAGTAAGAAAGCACAAATCTCTTGGCTTTTGGCTATACTTTTGATTACACCAACTATTTCTCTGATTGCGTTTACGTCTCGTTCGATTTTTGATGATATCGATCCAGGTATGGCACTTATCGGAGCAACGACAATCTTACCAACTGCTGTTGGAGGGATTTTACTTGCAGCTGCAGCCGCATTTATTGTAACAACGGGGAATTCCTATTTATTATCCGCAGCAACTAATGTAACGTATGACATCGTTGGAAAATACGTTAAGAAAGATGCTTCAGATAAACAATTGGTATTATATACAAAGATATTTATTGTCATTTTAGGTGTTTTTTCATTTATTCTAGGAAACTACTTCCCAACGGTACTTGAGGTACAAATGTATACTTATACCGTTTATGGAGCCGGACTAACACCAGCGTTATTAGCAGTATTTTTCTGGAAACGAGTGAATGCTAAAGGTGGTATCTCCTCCATGATTGCAGGTGTAGGGACAACCTTGCTTTGGGAGCTAATTTTAGGTAAACCTTTTGAATTAAATAGTGTGATCGTTGCTATCCCAGTAGCAGTTATCGTATTAATTGTAGTGACATTGATGACAACAGAAAAACCAGTATCAAAAAATAAATAG
- a CDS encoding UPF0715 family protein, producing MIIGGGIFILLHIFICLLLSSFMASLVYFFVYYSNFEFLGFIVVSIIYFFCYLFIAFPIQIILRRKPKIFSVKYLILYLLVSFFGTIILLPTLLEFSFTMHFSKELLWLSILNALIFWIIDSLVMRKDRIHIKNTIREFIRFIM from the coding sequence ATTATTATTGGAGGAGGCATATTTATTTTATTACATATTTTCATTTGCCTTTTATTATCATCTTTTATGGCAAGTTTAGTTTATTTCTTTGTATATTATTCGAACTTTGAATTTTTAGGCTTTATTGTTGTATCTATTATTTACTTTTTCTGCTATCTATTCATCGCTTTCCCGATACAAATAATACTTCGTAGAAAGCCAAAAATATTCTCAGTAAAATATTTAATCCTCTATTTGTTGGTATCATTTTTTGGAACAATTATATTACTTCCGACATTGTTAGAATTTAGTTTTACCATGCATTTCTCTAAAGAATTATTATGGTTATCAATCTTAAATGCTCTTATTTTCTGGATCATTGATTCGTTGGTCATGAGGAAAGATCGTATACACATTAAAAATACCATACGTGAATTTATTCGATTTATAATGTAG
- a CDS encoding CalY family protein, whose amino-acid sequence MNLKKKIGAGVLSATLGLTLIGGGTYAYFNDQEVTTNSFAAGTLDLSVDPTAIIQIDNLKPGDTMLREFSLSNAGSLKIENVFLETNYSVLDSNNDNTDDFGKHVKVNFLWNWDQESEPVFETTLYELKEMDPDVVKRDIWDPLWEQHGGLEAEETHDFWVEFEFVDDGEDQNDYQGDSLELEWIFNATQSSGQDI is encoded by the coding sequence ATGAACTTAAAGAAAAAAATAGGTGCTGGAGTATTATCAGCTACTCTAGGTTTAACACTAATTGGAGGGGGGACGTATGCATATTTCAATGATCAGGAAGTAACGACTAATTCATTTGCTGCCGGTACATTAGATCTTTCTGTAGATCCTACAGCCATTATTCAAATTGATAACTTAAAACCAGGGGATACGATGTTGCGTGAATTTTCGTTATCGAATGCAGGAAGTCTAAAAATTGAAAATGTGTTTTTAGAAACAAATTATTCAGTCTTAGATAGTAATAATGACAACACAGATGATTTTGGTAAGCATGTAAAAGTGAATTTCTTATGGAATTGGGATCAAGAAAGTGAACCGGTGTTTGAGACTACTTTATATGAATTAAAAGAAATGGATCCAGATGTTGTCAAACGAGATATTTGGGATCCTTTATGGGAACAGCATGGTGGGCTAGAAGCGGAAGAAACACATGATTTTTGGGTTGAGTTTGAATTTGTAGATGATGGTGAGGACCAGAATGATTATCAAGGGGACAGTCTAGAATTAGAATGGATTTTTAATGCAACACAATCATCTGGTCAGGATATTTAA
- a CDS encoding M4 family metallopeptidase yields MNKRVVSSALAIAVSIGIGSSIVVAEDINIQMNKTYDTPSYIIENWKSPNGLSKKEIVLTYIESKGEEFKLNSNPNIDFQINNVNADSETATSHFRVKQTYKGIPIYGADQTISLDENNHVTSYFGQVVTGMNESIVVGNPITESEIIDIFKRNLEENIGTVDQFDGKIEADPYIYEYEDEFYFTYLVTASTTNPEVGFWHYFIDAKSGEVIDHFNASQDVTAFGTGVFGERQKFEAQQYEDMFRLFDVTRGDGVVTYDNTTGTNVDVLSFNKMFSDGAAVDAHANAQKTYDYFLDTFGRNSVDDNGQILISAVHVGDNWNNASWNGRQMSYGDGDGIRFHPLAGGLDVAAHEMSHGVIQHTANLIYRNESGALNESFADIFGAMVDRENWLMGEDIMADGTLALRSLEDPAVLIERRTQEPYPDHWDRRYVGPLDNGGVHINSSINNKAAYLVAEGGEHYDVVVEGVGRAATEQIYYRALDLYLTSTSDFSMMRQAAIQAATDLYGSNSLHVEAVEQAYNAVGVY; encoded by the coding sequence ATGAATAAACGTGTGGTTTCATCAGCACTAGCAATAGCTGTATCCATCGGGATTGGTAGTTCAATAGTTGTCGCCGAGGATATTAACATCCAGATGAATAAAACCTATGATACTCCTTCATATATTATTGAAAACTGGAAGTCTCCTAACGGTCTGTCAAAGAAAGAGATCGTTTTAACATATATTGAAAGTAAAGGAGAGGAATTTAAGTTAAATAGTAATCCAAATATAGACTTTCAAATAAATAATGTTAATGCAGATAGTGAGACGGCTACTTCCCATTTTAGAGTGAAGCAAACGTATAAGGGAATTCCTATATATGGTGCAGATCAAACGATTAGCTTAGATGAAAATAACCATGTTACATCTTATTTTGGACAAGTTGTTACTGGTATGAATGAAAGTATTGTAGTAGGTAATCCAATTACAGAATCAGAAATCATCGATATTTTTAAAAGGAACCTTGAAGAAAATATCGGAACTGTGGACCAATTTGATGGGAAGATTGAAGCAGATCCCTATATTTACGAGTATGAAGATGAATTTTATTTCACCTATTTAGTTACTGCATCTACAACTAACCCAGAAGTTGGTTTTTGGCATTATTTTATAGATGCAAAGAGTGGGGAAGTTATTGATCATTTTAATGCATCCCAAGATGTAACCGCATTCGGTACAGGTGTATTTGGCGAAAGACAAAAGTTTGAGGCACAACAGTACGAAGATATGTTTCGACTATTTGATGTAACACGTGGCGATGGCGTTGTTACTTACGACAATACAACAGGAACCAACGTTGATGTACTAAGTTTTAACAAAATGTTTTCTGATGGAGCTGCCGTAGATGCTCATGCAAATGCGCAGAAAACATATGATTATTTCCTAGATACGTTTGGTCGTAATTCTGTGGATGATAATGGTCAAATTCTGATTTCGGCGGTACATGTAGGAGATAATTGGAATAATGCATCTTGGAATGGGAGACAAATGTCGTACGGTGATGGAGATGGTATCAGATTTCACCCATTAGCCGGTGGACTTGATGTAGCTGCCCATGAAATGTCACATGGTGTCATCCAACATACCGCAAATTTGATTTATCGGAATGAATCTGGAGCGTTAAATGAATCCTTCGCGGATATTTTTGGAGCGATGGTAGATCGTGAGAATTGGTTAATGGGTGAGGACATTATGGCGGATGGCACACTTGCGTTACGTTCGTTAGAAGATCCAGCAGTCCTGATTGAAAGAAGAACACAGGAACCATATCCTGACCATTGGGATAGAAGATATGTTGGCCCATTAGACAATGGTGGAGTTCATATTAATAGTAGTATCAACAACAAAGCTGCATATTTAGTAGCTGAGGGTGGAGAACACTATGATGTGGTTGTTGAAGGAGTTGGTCGTGCTGCAACAGAACAGATTTATTACCGTGCGCTTGATCTATATTTGACGAGTACTTCAGATTTTAGCATGATGCGACAGGCTGCGATTCAAGCAGCAACTGATTTATATGGTAGTAATTCACTTCATGTAGAAGCAGTAGAACAAGCCTATAATGCAGTTGGAGTCTATTAA
- a CDS encoding serine hydrolase domain-containing protein has translation MRKKVMSLLFTFILLFSTFISGATGIYASESGLNPGDAHDVEMLQQPLDDLDPFIENAISDQVMPGAVVLVARDGQIVKHDAYGYAARYTDGNFTEMENPIEMQENTIFDTASISKLFTATAIMTLWDEGLFELDDPVALYIPEFASNGKEEVTIKQLLTHTSGFRASTTVPVHEIEGDREDRLDFVLNETLEVPPGTRYLYSDVDFITLGVLIERLSGQRQDEYVAENITEPLQMSDTMYSPPASLKNRIAATEYQANVNRGLVWGSVHDEKAWALDGVAGHAGVFSSAEDLAVFGQMMLNEGSYQGEQILSEEAFDLITTNWNGAFPGQDQGLGWELNQSWYMDDLAEQNTIGHTGYTGTSIVISPNKKSITILLTNRVHPTRNTVSTNPTRRMVSEKTASAIDAWSAESMASLVNRLVDRGEITDVSTTRSLLTHLRTVSHFESLDQAHKVRKHLEGLQLLVDFHNENNSISDNAYETLTTDIDYLTGKWQ, from the coding sequence ATGAGGAAGAAAGTAATGTCGTTGCTATTTACGTTTATCCTTTTATTTTCCACTTTTATATCAGGCGCTACTGGTATTTACGCTTCAGAGAGTGGATTAAATCCAGGAGATGCTCATGATGTTGAAATGCTGCAACAGCCATTAGATGATCTAGATCCATTTATTGAGAATGCAATATCTGATCAGGTGATGCCTGGTGCTGTTGTTCTAGTCGCTCGAGATGGACAGATTGTTAAACATGATGCATATGGCTATGCTGCGCGCTATACGGATGGTAATTTTACCGAAATGGAAAATCCAATTGAAATGCAGGAAAATACCATCTTTGATACAGCGTCTATTTCAAAGCTTTTTACAGCAACAGCAATTATGACTCTTTGGGATGAAGGATTGTTTGAATTGGATGATCCGGTAGCTTTATATATTCCTGAGTTTGCAAGTAATGGGAAAGAAGAAGTCACAATCAAGCAATTATTAACCCATACATCAGGTTTTCGTGCATCTACTACGGTACCCGTCCATGAAATTGAAGGGGATCGTGAAGATCGTTTGGACTTTGTCTTAAATGAAACTTTAGAAGTGCCGCCGGGTACTCGTTACCTCTATAGTGATGTCGATTTTATTACACTAGGAGTGTTAATCGAACGTCTAAGCGGACAACGTCAAGATGAATACGTGGCAGAAAATATAACAGAACCTCTACAAATGAGTGATACGATGTATAGTCCACCTGCTTCACTAAAGAACAGAATTGCTGCAACGGAGTATCAAGCCAATGTAAATCGTGGACTTGTTTGGGGAAGTGTTCATGATGAAAAAGCATGGGCATTGGACGGTGTTGCTGGACATGCCGGGGTTTTTAGTTCGGCAGAGGATTTAGCCGTGTTCGGACAGATGATGTTAAATGAAGGAAGTTACCAAGGTGAACAGATTTTATCCGAGGAAGCCTTTGACCTCATCACTACAAATTGGAATGGTGCCTTCCCAGGCCAAGACCAAGGTTTGGGGTGGGAATTAAATCAAAGTTGGTACATGGATGATTTAGCAGAACAGAATACGATAGGGCATACAGGCTATACAGGTACGTCCATCGTGATTAGCCCTAACAAGAAATCGATTACGATATTACTAACTAATAGAGTACATCCAACAAGAAATACGGTATCAACAAATCCGACCCGCCGAATGGTGTCGGAGAAGACTGCCTCTGCTATCGATGCTTGGAGTGCCGAAAGTATGGCGTCTCTTGTTAATCGTTTGGTTGATCGAGGTGAAATTACAGATGTCTCTACTACTCGATCACTTCTTACACACTTAAGAACAGTCTCTCATTTTGAGTCACTTGATCAAGCTCATAAAGTTCGTAAACACTTAGAAGGTCTTCAATTATTAGTGGATTTTCATAATGAGAATAATTCGATATCAGATAATGCATACGAAACGTTAACTACGGATATCGATTATTTAACAGGAAAATGGCAATAA